The nucleotide window CAGCACACCCCTCGATCTCATGAACTGCATCCAACTCCAGCGCCAATCCCACTCTCGCTTCGAAACATTCGGGTTTCAAGAACTCATCAACAAATGCACAAACTGGCGCGCCTGTACACGCTTCAGCACCGTCCTTCAGCATCACATCCCTGGACCGCACGATGGATCGTCGACGATGAATATCGACGGTGCGACGTTTACGTACAAGATGGTAGAAGCGTGGACGAGGGACTTTCCAGATCTTTTTGTAAGGTCGAGCATTGAGGCGAATGATCGTGTTGTTCTGGAGATCAAGTACTCTGAGGAACGACTTACTGCTGCGTTTGTGCAGAGTTGTTTGAGTTTGCTTGTTGCGGCGTGGGAGACTATTACGCATCCTGAGACGATTCATCAACCGATGGTTCACTCGTCAGATGAGATTTCGAGATCACAGAGGCAGATCCCTTTACCTGCGAAACAACCCCCTCAAGGACCGCCCGTTGAATCGCTTGATGCGGCTCAACGCAGGGATCTTCAAGTTTCTATCGTCAAGGCCTGGGATAAGGTCATAAAACCTTCTTCCACAAGCATCCCAAAAGATAAAATCCCCACGACACCATTCTACGCTATCTCTGGCTGCATTCTTCCCGCACACACTCTCACAGCTGAACTCAACAACGTCCTCCCCGTTAGCATCACATTGGAAGACGTCCTCGCCCATCCAAGCATGCACTCTCAACTCGAGCTCCTAACACGTCTTCTCCCTCCCAAGTCAGACTCTGGATCTTTACTCCGCCCAAAGTCAAGGTCCGGTCCCGAGCGCTCAACGACAACAGCACTTCGCAACGGGCTACGAAATCTCAAGAACAGAAATAGCATGCTAAGTCTGAAAAGCAGCTGGATCAAAAACAAGCGTCCCTCAACAGCGCACTCGGACGATGAGCCTGTTCCCGTTATCCCAGAGACAGTACCAGAAGCGCCCGTTCAAGAAGTCCTCTCGCCCATCCCAACGATTGTAATTCCGGAGATTGGGTCTTCAGATACACCCGTTAGTTCAAGCGGGCCAATGTATGAACTCGACGGCGGTCCCGTTCTCGGCGATAGACGAAGTAGCGGAGGATCGTCGTGGAGAACAGTTGAAGAGGGAAGTTTGATGAGTCCTGTCAGCCCAGTGAGTCCAGGACGGAGGGTGTCGACATGGGGCAGTATGTTTGAACTACCCATGAGAGGACTGTCACCATTTGGAAACAGGTCACCGAGATGATACACTCATTGTTGATTTCTTTTGTGGCGCTATGcctgttgaggctgatggatAATGATGATAATGTCTTGTTTCTTAGTTTTGGTAATATGTAGATAATGAAGGATACCCATTGAACCAACTCCAGCTCGCTTGTGAACATCCATGGCTGTACGAGTAAATGAGCTCAAACTGCAGACTTTGAACGAACTGATTCAGCTAACACCATGCTAATCCCCAGCTTTACTATATCACATACCAAACACCAAAACGTGCAAACAAACTGTCCTCGACTACAACCTCTTGGTTTTTTATACAATATCTGTCCCAACAGACAATCTCTATGTCAATGCAACCGGGGTATATAAATCTTCCAAGTAATTCAAAAATGTCCCAATACAAAAAAACGCACGCTCAAATCCCATATACATTGCGCCAAATCATCTCATCGTGATGCCCCAGTCGAGGCGGCTAGTGGAATTCACCCACCCGAGGCCCGAAGTAATCCGTGCCCTcaagaggttgaagaggacAGGCGTCGTCCTCGCATCCCACGTAGCCAACTGTGTTGCCCCACCAGTTGAACTCGGTGCCTTCAAGCtggagggagaagaagatgatgatgcctgCAATGGCGATACCGCAGGACCAGGCTGCAGAGAGCACGAAGTTGTACTGCAACTGTTAGTATTGTTTCGTGAGTTTGGAGAATTTTGAGGCAACTTACTTTAGACCACAAGCCGAGGTAGCGCGACTTGAGATAAATCCAGGAAAAGTACGCAATGGGTACCGAGGGCCAGACATACGACATGTTGTAAGGTGCCCAAACGATACCTCCATACATGATAGCCACAGGGTGAATCTGTCTTGTCCAGGTCCAGTTGGGGAACCTCTTGTTGATAGCCCAAACAGCCAGAACAACCACAACACCCAGAGGGAAACCGATCAAGACCTCAGTGTAGAGACCGTTCTTTCCAAAGATCTTGCTAGGTCCAACAGTACCCCAAAGAACTGAAGCAGTAAAGAAAGTGTTGACACTGGGGCAGGTCATCTTCCACCGGGCATCCTCAGTGCAGACTCCCTCGATCTGGGTCATCTGGAAGTTGAGAACACCAACGCAAACAAAGGTGCTGATAAAAGTAGCGATGATCTGAGCGAAGAAGGTGTGTCGAGGAGGAATCTTGACGTAGTGAGCAAGCTTGAGATCGTTGGAGAACATGACAGCATGGGCGCAGGTGACGTAGCCAAAAGACTTGAAGTAGTTCATGGCCAGAGCATTGCCTTCAACGAAGGAACCTCCAATAAACTCAGCGAGAACTGTCAGAGTGACCTCAATACCAGTCATGGCCTTGATGATACCGACGGGAATGACAAACACAAGGCAAAGTGCAAGACCGTAGAAAATGACACCAGGTGAAGTGTGGGTGTCCCAGCCAGCAATACCAGAAATACCAAATGCAATAGCGCAAACAAGGCAAACCATGTACCACCACTCAGGAACTTCACGGTAGGCCTTCATGAGACGAGTGTGAACATCAAGGTCGTGAACCTCCTCCGCGCGCTtcgacttcctcctcatgCTGTTGAAAAGACCCTTGAAGCCAGTAACAATTTCGCGTCGATGGAACAGAAGAGCATAGGTAAGGGTCGAAGTGTAGatgccgaagaagaaaatgtaGATAACAACGTTTCCAGCGCCCAGGAAGGGGGGAGAGTAATCGGCGTATTTCTCGGCATCGAAGAGTCCTCGGTCGTTGATAGCTCGAGTGACGTTGTACAGCTCGCCCCAGCGATCGTAGACAcggttggtgttgatgggaaGGTATCCAGTGTTGTAGATGTTGGAGTACCAGAGGCCGAGAACCACCCACATGGAAATGAATGCACCAACAAATCGGTTGAAAGTACTGAAGAAAGGTACCATAAGAGGGTCAGCAGAATCCCAGAGGAGAACGTTCCAATCCCATGTTGGAAACGGGTTGATGCCAAGACCGTTGTTGAAACcggtgatggtgttgaggtcaCGGTTATAGGGATCAATCCAGGACATCCAGCTGAAGTTGGAGAGCGAGGTCCAGATATAGTTAGggaaccagaaccagacaAACATAGCACCGAACATGACATAAAAGAACTTGATACGAGAAACGCGCCAGATCTTGGCAAAGGGGCCCTGTACCGGGGAGTTGTTGTCGGTATGGAAAGCCGAGTTGAGCGCAATAGTAACCAAAGACGCAGGCCAAACGCAGTACGAGGGATAAACGAGGAAGCGACGGCAGACACCCGCCATTCCATAGCCGATAAAGTTGGTGCTCAGCGCGATCAAAATCTGGTAGGCGAAGTGGGATGCATATGGCTGGTTGAAGTACTGGGGCAGATACTGGACCCAGATGATCAAGTTCGTATAGGGAGTGTTATACGCAACGTTGGCCATGATGGTGATAAGCATATGCTCCTTCTTGGAAAAGGGCCCTGGGTTGAGGGAATGGCGCACACCGAAGAGAGTGATGCCATAGTCAGGAAGCCACCTTTCGAAACCTTTGCCAATTGGATATGAGAGCAGCTGAGCGACATTGGCCATGATGCGAATGGCAGGTTGGCGAATATCGAAAAGCTGATTGGTGAAAGCAAGAAGCATTGAAAAGACGAGACCGATTGTCCAACTTCGAATGGTTGATGAAGGGATGGAAGtatcatccttgttctcgaCGACGGCACGAACTTCGGCGTAGGGGCTGTTATTTGTGATGAGAGCAGCCTCGAGCTTCATCTCCTGCACCAGACTCTCGTGCTTCTCGGGGTTCGTGAAGAGTTCATCGTTCTCGAGAAATGCCTTGATCTTTTGGATAACTACGAGTGGAAAGTTGGGATCCTTCTCGTGGATGCGATAAACGCGAGCCATTATGTGGCGCACATCTTCTAGTGTGTACTTTGAGGCCAGTTCGCGAGCCTCGAGAAGGTCATCCTCGGTGACGTGAAGGTCCTGCTCGGTGGTTTGGAAGTCGGGCATGTCATCCTGATCGTAGGAGAAAGACTGTTGAGGTCCTATGTGTCAGTCTAATTGATCCGCAGTAGGTTCGGGTCCAAACGAAGCAAGCAGCGCAAAGCAAGGCAATGTAACTAGACTCACCTCGTCAAACTCGGATGATGAATCGCTGGCGACATTGTGCTGAGCCGGAGGCAGTGGGTCAAGAGGGATCTCTTGAGGCACTCCTGTGGAAACCCTCTTTTCGTTGTCGGCCATGGCCAAAGGCCTCCTTTAGGCAATGGATCTTGAATTCCACCAATCTCAATGGCCGTACCAAAGTCCCTCGACCTGGTGTCGCTCTTTATGCGTCTTTAGTCGATTGCGCCAACGGAAGAATTGACTgaggcgatgatgatgg belongs to Fusarium oxysporum Fo47 chromosome V, complete sequence and includes:
- a CDS encoding OPT oligopeptide transporter protein-domain-containing protein, which encodes MPDFQTTEQDLHVTEDDLLEARELASKYTLEDVRHIMARVYRIHEKDPNFPLVVIQKIKAFLENDELFTNPEKHESLVQEMKLEAALITNNSPYAEVRAVVENKDDTSIPSSTIRSWTIGLVFSMLLAFTNQLFDIRQPAIRIMANVAQLLSYPIGKGFERWLPDYGITLFGVRHSLNPGPFSKKEHMLITIMANVAYNTPYTNLIIWVQYLPQYFNQPYASHFAYQILIALSTNFIGYGMAGVCRRFLVYPSYCVWPASLVTIALNSAFHTDNNSPVQGPFAKIWRVSRIKFFYVMFGAMFVWFWFPNYIWTSLSNFSWMSWIDPYNRDLNTITGFNNGLGINPFPTWDWNVLLWDSADPLMVPFFSTFNRFVGAFISMWVVLGLWYSNIYNTGYLPINTNRVYDRWGELYNVTRAINDRGLFDAEKYADYSPPFLGAGNVVIYIFFFGIYTSTLTYALLFHRREIVTGFKGLFNSMRRKSKRAEEVHDLDVHTRLMKAYREVPEWWYMVCLVCAIAFGISGIAGWDTHTSPGVIFYGLALCLVFVIPVGIIKAMTGIEVTLTVLAEFIGGSFVEGNALAMNYFKSFGYVTCAHAVMFSNDLKLAHYVKIPPRHTFFAQIIATFISTFVCVGVLNFQMTQIEGVCTEDARWKMTCPSVNTFFTASVLWGTVGPSKIFGKNGLYTEVLIGFPLGVVVVLAVWAINKRFPNWTWTRQIHPVAIMYGGIVWAPYNMSYVWPSVPIAYFSWIYLKSRYLGLWSKYNFVLSAAWSCGIAIAGIIIFFSLQLEGTEFNWWGNTVGYVGCEDDACPLQPLEGTDYFGPRVGEFH